The following proteins are co-located in the Acidicapsa acidisoli genome:
- the hemE gene encoding uroporphyrinogen decarboxylase — MSVLIENPGAPLELTGGSRFVRACLRRPVDRPPVWFLRQAGRYMAEYREVRKHHTLVEICKRPELAAEVTITAAEKLDVDAAIIFADLLLPLEPMGLDFEFVAGEGPLVHHPLRTLEQIEKLRTDRTSQLEYVAAAIGKVAGHFGESKGVIGFCGSPFTLASYMIEGGSSRNYVFTKQMMYSEPYAWQKLLDKLVSVLVPYCKQQVDAGADVIQIFDSWVGSLSVEDYRDYVLPVTKRLVRAVQELGVPVIYFGVETASLLPSMRETGADVIGLDWRTPLAEGWQALGDSCAVQGNLDPITLFAPEPILEMRVRQVLEQADGRPGHIFNLGHGIVPGTPVENVQTVVKMVKALSPRFTRKDLQVQTGNGPEVTLG, encoded by the coding sequence ATGAGTGTTTTGATCGAAAATCCGGGCGCGCCTTTGGAGTTGACGGGTGGCAGCCGATTTGTTCGTGCCTGTCTGCGCCGTCCCGTTGATAGGCCGCCGGTCTGGTTCCTACGCCAGGCTGGCCGGTATATGGCAGAGTACCGCGAAGTGCGCAAGCACCACACGCTAGTGGAGATCTGCAAGCGGCCTGAACTGGCTGCCGAGGTGACGATTACCGCCGCTGAGAAGCTGGACGTGGATGCGGCGATCATTTTTGCCGATCTGCTGCTCCCGCTTGAGCCGATGGGGCTGGATTTTGAGTTTGTGGCCGGCGAAGGGCCGCTGGTCCATCATCCGCTGCGCACGCTGGAGCAGATTGAGAAGCTGCGCACGGACCGGACGAGCCAGTTGGAGTATGTCGCCGCGGCGATTGGGAAGGTTGCCGGACATTTTGGCGAATCGAAGGGCGTGATTGGATTTTGCGGTTCGCCGTTTACGCTGGCCAGCTACATGATTGAAGGCGGCAGTTCGCGTAACTACGTCTTCACCAAGCAGATGATGTATTCCGAGCCCTATGCGTGGCAGAAGCTGCTGGATAAGCTGGTGTCGGTGCTGGTGCCGTATTGCAAGCAGCAGGTAGATGCGGGCGCGGATGTCATACAAATTTTTGACAGCTGGGTTGGTTCGCTCTCAGTCGAGGATTATCGCGATTATGTGCTGCCGGTGACTAAGCGGCTGGTTCGTGCAGTGCAGGAGTTGGGTGTACCGGTGATCTATTTTGGCGTGGAGACGGCAAGTCTGTTGCCGTCGATGCGCGAGACTGGCGCGGATGTGATCGGGCTGGACTGGCGCACTCCGCTGGCTGAGGGATGGCAGGCGCTGGGCGATAGCTGCGCGGTGCAGGGCAACCTGGACCCGATTACGCTGTTTGCGCCGGAGCCGATTCTGGAAATGCGGGTGAGACAGGTGCTGGAGCAGGCGGATGGCAGGCCGGGACACATCTTCAACCTGGGCCATGGGATTGTGCCGGGAACGCCGGTTGAGAATGTGCAGACGGTGGTGAAGATGGTGAAGGCGCTTTCGCCTAGATTTACCCGTAAAGACCTTCAGGTCCAAACGGGTAACGGGCCGGAGGTGACGCTTGGCTAA
- a CDS encoding ferrochelatase, with product MAKRAVLLLAHGTPATVDEIPEYLRNVVSGRPMPQHVVEEIQHRYSLIGEPKGHSPLTELTMEQAELLRAELARAGVDVPVYLGMRNWRPYIADVVKQMRADGIEEAAVVCLAPQNSRTSVGLYRRAVLAEAGGMRFDFLEGWAGEPLLADAFAERLRVAVLRFSSETSEPVHVLFTAHSVPVRTVEAAAPGGDAEGKPIHWPTAKPGAEAVADPYSVEAKLTARLVAERVPEVAAWSFAFQSQGASGGPWIGPSVEETLDGLAAQGVKAVILQPIGFLCDHVEILYDIDIAFREHAAKLGMRLERPESLNGSPILAQVLAKLSLEGVARLASAQG from the coding sequence TTGGCTAAGCGCGCGGTTTTGCTGCTCGCCCATGGAACACCGGCTACGGTCGACGAGATTCCGGAGTATCTGCGTAATGTGGTTAGCGGCAGGCCGATGCCGCAGCATGTGGTGGAGGAGATTCAGCATCGCTATTCGCTGATTGGCGAACCGAAGGGGCATAGTCCGCTGACGGAGCTGACGATGGAGCAGGCGGAGTTGCTGCGGGCTGAGCTGGCCAGGGCCGGCGTGGATGTTCCGGTGTATTTGGGGATGCGCAACTGGCGGCCTTACATTGCGGATGTTGTGAAGCAGATGCGGGCGGACGGTATTGAGGAAGCCGCGGTGGTTTGCCTGGCTCCGCAGAACTCGCGGACTTCGGTTGGGCTATACCGGCGTGCGGTGCTGGCTGAGGCCGGCGGAATGCGGTTCGATTTTCTGGAAGGCTGGGCGGGTGAGCCGCTGCTGGCGGATGCCTTTGCAGAACGGCTGCGGGTGGCTGTCCTGAGGTTTTCGAGCGAGACGAGCGAACCGGTGCATGTGCTGTTTACGGCGCATAGCGTTCCGGTGCGGACGGTTGAGGCTGCGGCGCCTGGCGGAGATGCGGAGGGCAAGCCGATTCACTGGCCAACAGCGAAGCCGGGAGCTGAGGCTGTTGCGGACCCGTATTCGGTGGAGGCGAAGCTTACGGCGCGACTGGTGGCGGAGCGGGTGCCGGAGGTTGCGGCATGGAGCTTTGCTTTTCAGAGTCAGGGTGCGAGCGGCGGGCCGTGGATTGGGCCTTCGGTGGAGGAGACGCTGGATGGGCTGGCGGCGCAGGGCGTGAAGGCGGTCATTCTGCAGCCGATTGGATTTCTGTGCGATCACGTCGAGATTCTTTACGACATCGACATTGCTTTTCGGGAGCATGCCGCCAAGCTTGGCATGCGGCTGGAGCGGCCTGAATCGCTGAATGGGTCGCCGATCCTTGCGCAGGTGCTGGCGAAGCTTTCGCTGGAGGGGGTGGCGCGGCTGGCGAGTGCTCAGGGTTAA
- a CDS encoding carboxymuconolactone decarboxylase family protein translates to MNTETSAYQSPKDRAYTKTLLSAAPKEAAAFLNLKRTAERNDGAIPVKYRELMSVAVALTTQCAYCIEAHINNAVEAGATREEIAETVFIAAALRAGGAVGNGLLAMRLFEEAIAAKK, encoded by the coding sequence ATGAATACAGAGACATCCGCATACCAAAGCCCGAAGGACCGTGCATATACCAAGACCCTCCTTAGCGCAGCCCCGAAAGAGGCTGCGGCATTCCTTAACCTAAAACGAACTGCAGAACGAAACGATGGAGCCATCCCGGTTAAGTATCGGGAACTGATGTCCGTGGCCGTCGCTCTGACGACTCAATGCGCCTATTGCATCGAGGCACACATCAACAATGCAGTTGAGGCAGGCGCGACTCGTGAAGAAATTGCAGAAACCGTGTTTATCGCGGCGGCGCTGCGTGCAGGCGGGGCAGTCGGAAATGGACTCCTGGCAATGCGTCTTTTCGAGGAAGCAATCGCTGCAAAAAAATGA
- a CDS encoding Xaa-Pro dipeptidase: MHRLCLSVFTAFFVVHAFTAGQALAQTSASPAPPTVYVKAGHLFDATSDQLRENVVLVVEGERIAKVAPAGEVAIPAGAKVVDLSNYWVLPGLIDCHTHLEVRADQYDPINEVRFTPFQGGFNGVVNANRTLQAGFTSVRDVGSQPFFAVDLRNAIDSGFIPGPRVVASGPPISITGGHGDMNGFAPAVHNMMYPDEKDFQIADGPDEVRRVVREQVKYGVDVIKILATGGVLSAGDKPGAEQFTYDELKIAADEAHRAGRKIAAHAHGTQGIKDAVRAGIDSIEHGSLIDAEGIALMKEHGTYLVADIYNDDYILNNAPAFGLPKEMVDKERTVGRLQRENFAKAVAAGVKIAFGTDAGVYPHGDNAKQFHYMVKFGMTPAGAIRAATSSAADLIDRSKDVGTLEAGKYADLIAVTANPLDKVEVLEHVSFVMKGGKIYKDELAAGKL, translated from the coding sequence TTGCATCGCTTATGTTTATCGGTCTTTACTGCGTTCTTCGTCGTCCATGCTTTCACAGCCGGGCAAGCTTTGGCCCAGACATCCGCCTCGCCTGCGCCGCCGACTGTTTATGTGAAGGCCGGGCATCTCTTTGACGCTACTTCGGATCAGTTGCGCGAGAATGTGGTGCTGGTGGTTGAGGGCGAGAGGATCGCCAAGGTTGCTCCGGCGGGTGAGGTTGCGATTCCGGCGGGGGCGAAGGTGGTTGATCTCTCCAATTACTGGGTGCTGCCGGGGCTGATTGATTGTCATACGCATCTGGAGGTTCGCGCGGATCAGTATGACCCGATCAACGAGGTGCGTTTTACGCCGTTTCAGGGCGGGTTCAATGGTGTGGTGAATGCCAACCGGACGTTGCAGGCTGGATTTACGAGCGTGCGGGATGTAGGTTCGCAGCCGTTTTTTGCGGTGGATTTGCGGAACGCGATTGATTCGGGGTTTATTCCGGGGCCGCGGGTAGTGGCGAGTGGGCCGCCGATTTCGATTACCGGGGGTCATGGGGATATGAATGGGTTTGCTCCGGCGGTGCACAACATGATGTATCCCGACGAGAAGGACTTTCAGATTGCGGATGGGCCGGACGAGGTGCGCCGGGTTGTTCGCGAGCAGGTGAAGTACGGCGTGGATGTCATCAAGATTCTGGCTACAGGTGGAGTGCTTTCGGCGGGGGACAAGCCGGGGGCGGAGCAGTTTACCTATGACGAGTTGAAGATCGCGGCGGATGAGGCGCATAGGGCAGGGCGCAAGATTGCCGCGCATGCGCATGGGACGCAGGGAATCAAGGATGCGGTGCGGGCAGGGATCGACTCGATTGAGCACGGCAGTTTGATCGACGCCGAGGGCATTGCGTTGATGAAGGAGCACGGGACGTATCTTGTGGCCGATATCTACAACGACGATTACATCCTGAATAATGCGCCTGCGTTTGGCTTGCCCAAGGAGATGGTGGATAAGGAGAGGACCGTGGGCCGGTTGCAGCGGGAAAACTTTGCCAAGGCTGTGGCGGCGGGGGTGAAGATTGCGTTTGGGACGGATGCGGGGGTGTATCCGCATGGCGATAATGCGAAGCAGTTTCACTACATGGTGAAGTTTGGCATGACGCCGGCCGGGGCGATTCGCGCGGCGACTTCGAGTGCGGCGGATCTGATCGACCGTTCGAAGGATGTGGGTACGCTGGAGGCTGGGAAGTACGCCGATCTGATCGCGGTGACGGCCAATCCGCTGGACAAGGTGGAAGTGCTGGAGCATGTGAGCTTCGTGATGAAGGGCGGCAAGATTTACAAAGACGAGTTGGCCGCGGGAAAGTTGTGA
- a CDS encoding lysophospholipid acyltransferase family protein, protein MTRTQVNPARTGGELKAPSRRAVALFSMYLRWYMRRHFHAMRVANAGRIPPQAQPLILFANRASWWDPLAAMLLGQTVLPHREHYAPMDETALAHHGIFRPMGFFPVDNGSARAAGQLLRAGYQVLARPGAVLWVTPESECQDVRKRPIIFRPGLGALMNRMGRMTCVPVAIEYVHWNERLPEILVNVGEPLEIADGTVEDARTWTNLLSYAMAATLDELAMLAMERDPEAFEIVLS, encoded by the coding sequence ATGACACGAACTCAGGTCAATCCTGCGCGAACCGGAGGCGAGCTAAAAGCTCCTTCGCGTCGCGCCGTTGCCCTGTTTTCCATGTATCTGCGCTGGTATATGCGGCGGCATTTTCACGCGATGCGGGTGGCCAATGCGGGCCGGATTCCGCCGCAGGCTCAACCGCTGATTCTGTTTGCCAATCGCGCATCCTGGTGGGATCCGCTGGCTGCCATGCTGCTGGGGCAGACGGTTCTTCCGCACCGCGAGCATTATGCGCCCATGGACGAGACTGCGCTGGCGCATCACGGCATATTTCGCCCGATGGGATTTTTCCCGGTGGACAACGGTTCCGCGCGCGCGGCGGGACAGTTGCTGCGTGCGGGATACCAGGTGCTGGCGCGACCGGGCGCGGTGCTATGGGTGACTCCAGAGAGTGAGTGTCAGGATGTGCGCAAGCGGCCGATCATCTTCAGGCCCGGCCTGGGAGCCCTGATGAACCGCATGGGCAGGATGACGTGCGTGCCAGTCGCCATCGAGTATGTGCATTGGAATGAACGCCTGCCGGAGATTCTCGTGAATGTCGGGGAGCCTCTGGAGATTGCCGATGGCACGGTTGAGGATGCGCGCACATGGACTAACCTGCTGTCCTATGCGATGGCTGCCACGCTGGATGAACTGGCGATGCTGGCTATGGAGCGCGATCCGGAGGCTTTTGAGATTGTTCTCTCCTGA
- a CDS encoding OPT family oligopeptide transporter: MPDFQPYVSPAEHRPEFTARALLLGSFFGIVFGAVTVYVGLRAGLTVAASIPISVLSISILRVFGKSSILENNIVQTTGNAGQSIASGVIFTLPALIFLGFDLEYSRIFLLALVGGWLGVLFMIPLRRQLIVEEHGTLAYPEGTACADVLMAGDRGGSFASRVFLGLGLGGIYTLFQNENLFAAWPGTPNYEPDLGQQHVLKGAAIRCDATPEYLGVGYIIGPKVSGIIFAGGVFSWLVLMPLIHFFGAGLDHPIYPGTVPISAMSPSQLWSTYIRPMGAGAVAAAGLITLVKTIPTIVGALTSGFSKMRKSGGVTAKAIRTEDDLPMSVVIGGSFALVAIMFFFLQFRPVPGAYVGPLANLAASLLIVVFGFLFVTVSSRIVGLIGSSASPVSGMTIATLMATSAVFLVKGWTAPAYGALAITVGGAVCIAASNSGDTSQDLKTGFLIGATPRLQQIALMIGVCVSTLIIGVTLTAMNTAFQEFRAASQSWDINAVHSGVTVQKNAKLPERIPVVDASKVTTTHAPGEYVVLNALGSPELADGKYLYSPTSGKIEVQWIQGIGSEKAAAPQARLMATVINGILTQKLPWGLVLMGVFVVIAVELLGIRSLSFAVGSYLSIGTTLAIFVGGLVRLLVDAALKKAGQETSESEISPGALYASGLIAAGGIVGLIGVAIKAYESLTGNHVPIQFPEANFLHHDWISVLMFGALAFSLYHFARKPMKS; encoded by the coding sequence GTGCCAGACTTTCAGCCTTACGTTTCACCCGCCGAACACCGGCCCGAGTTCACCGCGCGCGCCTTGCTGCTCGGCTCCTTTTTCGGCATCGTCTTCGGCGCCGTCACTGTGTATGTTGGCCTCCGTGCTGGACTTACCGTCGCCGCCTCGATCCCCATCTCGGTGCTTTCCATCAGTATTCTGCGCGTCTTCGGCAAATCCTCGATCCTCGAAAACAACATCGTCCAGACCACCGGAAACGCCGGCCAGTCAATCGCCTCCGGCGTCATCTTCACCCTCCCGGCGCTGATCTTCCTCGGCTTCGATCTTGAGTACTCGCGCATCTTCCTTCTCGCGCTCGTCGGAGGATGGCTCGGCGTACTCTTCATGATTCCCCTGCGCCGCCAGCTCATCGTCGAGGAGCACGGAACGCTCGCCTATCCCGAGGGCACCGCCTGCGCCGACGTCCTCATGGCGGGCGACCGCGGCGGTTCATTCGCCAGCCGTGTCTTTCTCGGCCTCGGGCTCGGCGGCATCTACACCCTGTTTCAAAACGAAAACCTCTTCGCAGCCTGGCCCGGCACGCCTAACTACGAGCCCGACCTGGGCCAGCAACACGTCCTCAAGGGCGCAGCTATCCGTTGCGACGCCACCCCTGAATACCTCGGCGTCGGCTACATCATCGGCCCCAAGGTCTCGGGAATCATCTTCGCCGGCGGCGTCTTTTCCTGGCTCGTCCTGATGCCGCTCATTCACTTCTTCGGCGCGGGCCTCGACCACCCCATCTACCCCGGCACTGTGCCCATCAGCGCCATGAGCCCCAGCCAGCTCTGGTCCACCTACATCCGTCCCATGGGCGCGGGAGCAGTTGCAGCCGCCGGCCTCATTACCCTGGTCAAGACCATCCCCACCATCGTCGGAGCGCTCACCAGCGGCTTCAGCAAGATGCGGAAATCCGGCGGAGTCACCGCCAAAGCGATCCGCACCGAAGACGACCTGCCCATGAGCGTCGTCATCGGCGGGTCCTTCGCTCTCGTCGCGATCATGTTCTTCTTCCTGCAATTCCGCCCCGTGCCCGGCGCCTACGTCGGACCGCTCGCCAACCTTGCCGCCTCGCTGCTCATCGTCGTCTTCGGCTTCCTCTTCGTGACCGTAAGCTCCCGCATTGTCGGCCTCATCGGCAGCTCGGCCAGCCCCGTTTCCGGAATGACCATCGCCACGCTCATGGCGACCTCAGCCGTCTTCCTCGTCAAAGGCTGGACGGCTCCCGCCTACGGCGCACTGGCTATCACCGTCGGCGGTGCAGTCTGTATCGCAGCCTCGAACTCCGGCGACACCAGCCAGGACCTCAAAACCGGCTTCCTCATCGGCGCTACGCCGCGCCTCCAGCAGATCGCACTCATGATCGGCGTCTGCGTCTCCACCCTGATCATCGGCGTCACTCTCACCGCCATGAATACCGCGTTCCAGGAGTTCCGCGCCGCGTCGCAATCCTGGGACATTAACGCGGTCCACTCCGGCGTAACAGTTCAGAAGAACGCCAAACTTCCCGAGCGAATTCCGGTCGTCGACGCCAGCAAGGTAACGACAACCCACGCTCCCGGCGAATACGTAGTCCTTAACGCGCTGGGCTCTCCTGAGCTGGCCGACGGCAAGTACCTCTACTCACCCACCTCCGGCAAAATCGAAGTCCAGTGGATTCAGGGCATCGGCAGCGAAAAAGCCGCCGCCCCGCAGGCCCGGCTGATGGCCACAGTCATCAACGGAATCCTGACCCAGAAGCTGCCCTGGGGACTGGTCCTGATGGGCGTCTTCGTCGTCATTGCCGTCGAGCTTCTCGGCATCCGTTCGCTTTCCTTCGCCGTCGGTTCTTACCTCTCGATCGGCACCACTCTGGCCATCTTCGTCGGCGGACTCGTGCGCCTTCTGGTCGATGCCGCACTGAAAAAAGCCGGCCAGGAAACAAGCGAAAGCGAGATCAGCCCCGGGGCGCTATATGCCTCAGGCCTTATCGCCGCGGGAGGCATCGTCGGCCTGATCGGTGTGGCCATCAAGGCCTACGAATCTCTTACCGGCAATCACGTCCCGATCCAGTTCCCCGAAGCGAACTTCCTGCACCACGACTGGATTTCAGTGCTGATGTTCGGCGCACTCGCCTTCTCGCTCTACCATTTTGCCCGCAAGCCAATGAAATCCTGA
- a CDS encoding DUF2934 domain-containing protein — MAEATKKAKATAKPKKTAVKKVEAATGIAMVKPVSQEEVAKLAHRFWAERGYQHGQHVDDWFRAEQELRNKAS; from the coding sequence ATGGCAGAGGCAACAAAGAAAGCGAAAGCTACCGCAAAGCCAAAGAAGACCGCGGTTAAAAAGGTTGAAGCTGCGACTGGCATTGCGATGGTGAAGCCCGTTTCGCAAGAGGAAGTTGCAAAGCTCGCTCACCGCTTCTGGGCGGAGCGTGGCTACCAGCATGGCCAGCATGTTGATGACTGGTTCCGGGCGGAGCAGGAGCTGCGCAATAAGGCCTCGTAA
- a CDS encoding ComF family protein has product MSPPAFAQAVSYGVYEGSMRLAIHALKYDRIAPLSRELGARLATAIAQFAEDGPREMLVVPVPLHRGRMAQRGFNQARTLATEAVRSLRKTHPEWRLEMSSSSLVRQRSTESQAGLTPRQRRQNLRGAFFVSDSGSVRGRHILLVDDIYTTGATARACSKTLIEAGAASVRVATLARAQRRVPLPVRDDRKFIRLSMPEGAGSDPGSSKSVSIH; this is encoded by the coding sequence ATGTCGCCTCCCGCGTTTGCTCAAGCTGTGAGTTACGGCGTATACGAAGGCTCGATGCGCTTGGCTATCCATGCACTGAAGTACGACCGCATTGCTCCACTTTCGCGCGAACTGGGAGCGAGGTTGGCCACCGCGATTGCACAATTCGCTGAAGACGGTCCACGCGAGATGCTCGTGGTGCCGGTGCCGCTGCATCGTGGCCGGATGGCCCAACGGGGATTCAATCAGGCAAGAACCCTAGCTACCGAGGCTGTGCGTTCGTTGAGGAAAACTCACCCCGAATGGAGGCTGGAGATGTCTTCCAGTTCGTTGGTGCGACAACGATCTACGGAGAGTCAAGCGGGGTTGACTCCCCGCCAGCGCCGCCAAAATTTGCGCGGCGCTTTTTTTGTCTCCGATTCCGGAAGCGTGCGTGGACGGCACATTCTGCTGGTGGACGACATCTACACGACGGGCGCCACTGCCAGGGCGTGCAGCAAGACGCTGATCGAAGCAGGGGCGGCGTCAGTCCGCGTGGCTACCTTGGCGCGTGCGCAGCGGAGGGTTCCGCTGCCGGTGCGGGATGACAGGAAATTTATCAGGCTTTCGATGCCGGAGGGTGCTGGGAGTGATCCGGGCTCGTCCAAATCTGTGAGTATTCATTAA
- a CDS encoding HNH endonuclease — MSLGKAMIHARKQKSLAKAAAHVAHGDTQTWTQSSQVMQMPVLVLNASYEPINICGARRALVLVLKGVAKTEEEHGLMLHAQRSRMALPSVIRLLEYRRIPHQTRALSRKNILLRDRNTCQYCSVVLPSSELTLDHVIPRSRGGNSTWENLVACCHSCNRRKGNRMLHELDDMKLLKEPRSFSLHTSRQIMRMLGRGDDRWRKYLFY, encoded by the coding sequence ATGTCGCTTGGAAAAGCTATGATACATGCCCGCAAGCAAAAGTCACTCGCCAAAGCCGCAGCTCACGTCGCCCACGGTGACACGCAGACCTGGACGCAATCGAGTCAGGTCATGCAGATGCCTGTGCTGGTCCTGAACGCCTCCTACGAGCCGATCAATATTTGTGGTGCGCGCCGCGCGCTGGTGCTGGTTCTGAAGGGCGTGGCCAAGACGGAGGAAGAGCATGGTCTGATGCTGCATGCGCAACGCAGCCGCATGGCCCTGCCTTCGGTGATCCGCCTGCTCGAATACCGCCGTATTCCGCACCAGACACGCGCGCTTTCGCGGAAGAACATACTGCTGCGCGATCGAAACACGTGCCAGTATTGCAGCGTGGTTCTGCCTTCGAGCGAACTCACGCTGGACCATGTGATTCCGCGCTCGCGGGGCGGAAATTCGACGTGGGAGAATTTGGTGGCGTGCTGCCATAGCTGCAATCGCCGCAAAGGCAACCGGATGCTGCATGAACTGGATGATATGAAGCTGCTGAAGGAGCCTCGCTCCTTCAGCCTGCATACCAGCCGCCAGATCATGCGCATGTTGGGGCGTGGAGATGATCGCTGGCGGAAGTACCTGTTTTATTAG
- a CDS encoding S53 family peptidase, with the protein MTESNKIPLAGSERAPLSGASLVGPTDPNQLVEVSVVLKQRRELKLEHLQGRTLSHEEFASTYGADPEHIARIHAFASAHNLTVVDSRHEIARRTIKLYGKVTDLEQAFGVTLNEYEHPGGKYRGRTGHIHLPVELSDIVQGVFGLDNRPQAKPHYRSRPLGGASDAAPANISYNPPQVAQLYNFPTGVTGAGQTIGIIELGGGFQQSDITNYFQSLGITPPTVTSVSVDGGTNSPTNPNSADGEVLLDIEVAGSVAPGANIVVYFAPNTDQGFQDAMSLAIHDSTNNPSAVSISWGGPESTWTTQSMQSMDQVAQEAAALGVTITVASGDNGSSDGVSDGSNNVDFPASSPNVLACGGTTLIASNTTPPTISSETVWNDGGNGGATGGGFSVQFSQPSYQSSLATSFPGQTGRGVPDVSGDADPDTGYNILVDGQQEVVGGTSAVAPLWAGLIALLNQQLNTRLGFINPLIYTLPEPNNGFNDITQGNNGAYSAGPGWDPCTGLGSPIGTTLATLLASPPAS; encoded by the coding sequence ATGACAGAATCGAACAAAATCCCCCTTGCCGGGAGTGAACGCGCACCCCTCAGCGGAGCCAGTCTCGTCGGACCAACCGACCCCAACCAGCTCGTTGAAGTCTCCGTCGTGCTCAAGCAGCGCCGCGAACTGAAGCTGGAGCACCTGCAAGGCCGTACGTTGAGTCATGAAGAGTTCGCCTCGACATACGGCGCGGACCCGGAGCACATCGCCCGCATCCATGCCTTCGCGAGTGCGCACAACCTGACCGTCGTAGATAGCCGCCATGAAATCGCCAGGCGGACGATCAAGCTATACGGCAAGGTGACCGATCTCGAGCAAGCATTTGGAGTAACCCTTAACGAATATGAGCACCCAGGCGGAAAATACAGGGGAAGAACTGGTCACATTCATCTGCCAGTCGAGCTTTCAGACATCGTGCAAGGTGTCTTCGGACTGGACAATCGCCCCCAGGCCAAGCCTCACTACCGGTCTCGCCCCTTAGGTGGCGCCTCCGACGCGGCTCCGGCGAACATTTCTTACAACCCACCTCAAGTAGCCCAGCTTTATAACTTTCCCACCGGAGTCACCGGCGCAGGCCAGACCATCGGCATTATCGAGCTAGGCGGCGGCTTTCAGCAATCCGACATTACAAACTACTTCCAGTCCCTGGGCATCACTCCTCCCACGGTCACCAGCGTTTCCGTTGACGGCGGCACCAACAGCCCCACCAACCCCAATAGCGCCGACGGCGAGGTGCTGCTCGATATCGAAGTTGCCGGGTCCGTAGCTCCCGGAGCGAATATCGTAGTCTACTTCGCGCCCAACACCGACCAGGGCTTTCAGGACGCAATGAGTTTGGCGATCCACGACAGCACCAACAACCCCTCGGCAGTCTCGATCAGTTGGGGCGGCCCTGAATCGACCTGGACTACGCAATCCATGCAATCCATGGATCAAGTCGCACAGGAAGCCGCGGCTCTCGGCGTCACCATCACTGTCGCCTCCGGCGATAACGGCTCAAGCGATGGCGTCAGCGACGGCTCCAACAACGTGGACTTTCCGGCATCCAGCCCCAACGTGCTGGCTTGCGGAGGCACAACGCTCATAGCCTCCAACACAACGCCGCCAACGATCTCCAGCGAAACCGTCTGGAACGATGGCGGTAACGGAGGCGCAACCGGTGGCGGATTCAGCGTCCAGTTCTCCCAACCCTCGTATCAATCTTCGCTGGCCACATCCTTCCCCGGCCAAACGGGACGAGGCGTTCCCGATGTCTCCGGCGACGCAGATCCGGACACAGGCTACAACATTCTTGTAGATGGCCAGCAGGAAGTTGTCGGAGGAACCAGCGCAGTCGCTCCGCTCTGGGCCGGCCTAATTGCGCTTCTCAATCAGCAGTTGAACACACGGCTTGGTTTCATCAACCCATTAATCTATACACTGCCCGAACCGAACAACGGCTTCAACGACATTACTCAAGGCAACAACGGAGCGTATTCCGCCGGCCCCGGATGGGACCCATGCACCGGTTTAGGCTCGCCCATCGGAACAACGTTAGCCACGCTGCTAGCCAGCCCACCAGCGAGTTAG